The nucleotide sequence cgtaatgaactaggcaggaatcgaaccagcaatccttggatcatgagtccgacgccttagccaatcggTCACCAGGCTCTCTGTCATGTTTCTATCTAGATTACTCGGGGTATGACATGCGGTGTTTAATTTTAACTTACATGTCGCAACACTCCATACTGTATCCATAGTCCGTGCAGTAACAGTGCACACATTCGTCCTTATCATCCCATCTGGAATCTATTTCACACTGTTCATCATCAGGCCCGATCAACCCTATGGTTTGAACAAaacgaataataataataatcatcatcatcctatTGGTATCCCGGTCGTAATTCTCAATAGCGCCCTTAGATTGTATACACACATGGCAGCTGCATTAATGAAAGGTCTACGAGTGTTTTTGTCTATGGAAGAAATTGATGACGAACATGAGCATGCGTACTGGCATTCGCCTTTTTTTTAGCACAAAAAGGAAACACAGTATGTAACCAGGTACAATTGGGATCTGCGGCCATACCCTAAtttagagggcgctgtcatatcttcttctttcttcttttttgtagTTTCGGGAGAATTCGACAAGGTAGTCTCTGAAATCACTGAGAATTCCCCCTTGAGGAATCTCTTACCGACACTTTTCGGCAGACTACCTACACATACTCTTATTCCACATATAGTGTGTCATATTGGAGCTAATCGTTGGTTTTTTTACCACTCATAATCAGTACATTTTAACATTCGTTTGGTcgtcaaccaatcagaaagcgTTTGAAAGCTAAGATTATTGTCGTAATGATTGAAGATGAGATTTTTGGAAACATATTTTGACAAATATCACATATATTCAGATTAGCAGCACTTTACAAAATCTTTTGGAGTTCTATTTACATTTCCAAAGAGAAATAtatgattaataataatgataataataatataataataataattataattataataataataataatataataataaaaattataattataataataataataatattaataataataataataataataataataataataataataataataataataatataataataataataataataataataataataataataataataataataataataataataataataataataataataataataataataataataataataataataatataataataataataataataataataataataataataataataataataataataataatataataataataataataataataataataataataataatcataataatcataatcataatcataatcataatcataatcataatcatcataataatcatcataatcataaattAAATATCCAAAGTtcagaggggaaaaaaatctaatttttattattatgatcgaGCAAAagaacatgagaaagtatcgcTTTAAGTAATAATCACATCCAGCGAGTCTTAaactgtatatacatatattgccAGGGGATAATGTTATTACTTTAGTTAGTAACATTAAGCAAACTCGAGCAAGTCGTTCACTACTGTTGTTTGAATATTTCGTATACCAAAGTAAAATAATAtagtaaaatatgataaaatttaCGTTTCAAACCCAACTAACGTTTtcaaatgggtttttttttcctattCTATTTATTCAGGTgtctacaaaatattttgtgggCATAAAAACATAACCATATTCTTGGAATAATTCTAAGACTCTTGAATACTACGCTAGCCTGTGCTAAACCAAATTTAGGGATACTTAACAAATTATGGTATTAAGTTAACGGGTCTTCCTAAATAAAAGCAGCCTCCCCTAATCTCTAAGTCCACCAatattataaaatttaaaaacaaataaagtttaaaaaaaaataaccctCAGAATCGCTGCTCTCAACCTTTCAAAATTAAATGacaaccaaaaataaaattgttctttctttctatttcttttctatttcaaaaattcaaatataagaaaatcataaaaaaaaaaaagaagtgaaaaCGGACTTACATTGTTTGAAGCAGGCGCCGTAGGTACCGGCCACGAACAGCAAACACAGCGCAAGTAGAAGATACAGTTTCATGGTTTGAAGGGTGGTTTAGTTTTGAAGATGATATGATGGCGTCACAAAATGACAGTCGCGCAGATCACCTAGGAATGGAAGAGCTGTAATGAAATTAAATCACAGTTcgttgtgatatatatatataacatttagtCTCACCGCATAGCTCTTACGGTTACCTTAGTGACGTCatattgtgacgtcacataAAGTACGGAGACGCCCATTTATGCGGTTGTGGTTTCGGCTGTTACTTTGTCCAATGTGTCTGTGCCGCGTGATCGATGATTTTGATGTCAGACAACTTGAGCATATAACATGGACGTTACTACAATGCTGTGTTTTTAAAGGGCGATATGAACTGTTAACAGTATATTCGATACAGTATAGATAAAATGGTGTTATGGATTTAGACAAAAGCATTATTTATGTTGGAATTTCACCATGTATAGTCATTCAtgcaattttatatttttattaaataatgaTCATATATCTTATAACTGAAACATTGAATGAATccattaataaaatatttcgAGAAAAAAGATTTCTTGTGGTAATGTTTTTCAATTCTCTTGTATGTTTCGTCAACCGGGCCTAGGTTGTGAAACGCTTTGTACATAGTTCCACCTAAATTGATTTATAAACTTATGAAAATAACTCTTTTTGTAAATCCTACggtcatgggcggcgatccgtacttccgagtgggggggatatgaccttgttgactatctaagcgtagcgccaccacgggttggcgcgaagcgtacaagaaaattttgggatttacaaaccctctagctggccggaaacggcacttcccgaggtttccaagcggcatatacccaactttaaaatagggatatcatgtccgaaatatctcaaaatcaggatccaaaatacttttttttaatttcgggtgttattttgggaaaattgccctaatcaatcttgtttcaggcgctacgttagaatgttcgagagctcttttatattattcgatgaagaaaattgcctcatgcaggctattataggcctatacacatgcaatacacaattacacatagttacattcctaggtaccgattgctagggcatccaggtgaaacgtgtattaagcaattaccctggtaacatgagattctcagctgttcgagggaacatgtacgtgtgtaggcctactatagggcctatatgaatactatgagggtgcatatatgtactatatcgataccgtgggcgcaataatacattttgttgttatagggccaatgaagcctacagtcaactattcttgctttataaagacggtttatttgaaaagatcgcactgcgtttatggtaggcgagaaatgaagctaaaaaagagccgtacattcacgatgatgcataaatgtaggcatgaaaatattcttatccctggcatttggtggggggatatggtgtattacatccccttcacccattttcatggggggatgtatccccccccccttccccccaggatcgccgcccatgcctaCGGTAGGGCGACTGTTTAAAACTATTagaataaaatatgtatacacAAAATGCAGTGTTATTCGAAGACATAAAATGAACAACTAAATTTATATCAAACAGCTCGTTTATCAAATTGgaattttgaaacaaaacacGATTATTATACGTCATCTGTCGTAATGTTATGTTGTAAAATGAGCTGGCCTATTCTTCAGTAATATTTCTGTGTAGCAATCTAGCGCCGGGTTTAATTCGTACGGGTTAGTTGGGGTTTGTTGGACACTGTTTGGCATACTTGGGTTGAACGTATAATTTACTCACTGGTTGATACATGGGATATACATGGAAACAATGATATAGAAATAGCACGACAAAGGGACGTGGTTGTTTTAACTTAACAGGATAATCCGTATTTTCCCATATTCACCCACCAATCACCGACCACCCAACCACCCTCCACGGCCcttctccaacccccccccctctccacccacCCGTATCTCTCCCGTATTTATATATGACAGCGGTAAACGTATGAGTGAATTGTTCCATGCAGGTTTCTATACCTCAGCCTATATGGGATGTTTACCATGCTTCATCGCTTCACCAATATATTCGTATAAACCACTGGATTTGAAAACTAGGTCACCGTCCCCGTTTATACATGAAAACTGAGGGTATAAATGTATCAACATGTAAACTAGATATGCATGGTTCCTCGATTACCTCAATTATGTTCCCCGGTGTAAAATAACTTCTTCTTTAATTTCATTCTACGCCAATATTTCTAGCAGTGACTGCATGCTGACAGCAACGAAAAGAAAAAGTCagtaaaaacgaaaaaaaaaaaaaatgtcagaaaaaaggaaagaaaaaaagtcagaaaaacgaaaaaaaaaggaagaaaatgaaaaaaagagctAGAAATACGAAAAAAAAGTCAGCAAAACTAAACTTTAACTCAGAAAAACGAattttaaactaaaaaaaaaaacgaaaaaaatgtCGGAAATTTTTTTATCATGGCCCTAATTGAGCTGCCGATTTATTGCAGTCATTGAACGTACATGGTAAATGGTTACTCTTCAAGAGGCAGCTTTCTTGTCACCGGATTTTGCGTGACGTCACAGCTTTCTCTTTTCTGTAGTGTGATATGAGGGCCGGATTCAACATCATAATACTGCCGATTTCTCCTAAATTTAACGTTTTTATTCTTTCGTTCCCGGAGAAAGTCATAAAATACGATAGTCGATTGATTTACATtttccaaaggaaaatatgagaaagcaactaaaaaataataataatagtaataaaaataatcataatgataTTGAGAAACAAAAGTCTCGGGCAAAAGCCTACTTCCGCTTGAGATCCCTTCTTATCTAtatattatgacgtcacagaggGACATTTTGCCAGGTATACGAATAGCAATCAAAATCTCAAATGGtacccctccacctccccatacccagtggcggagcgtccatacagtcaggggcggaccccccccccctccccgatggactcaaatggactgctggcgcccttttcagctttttaccactttttacttattcgtgattattgacttttttattgcgctctcatctacctattgacatttgtcacattatctgcaaattagcaaggcccggaaagggtcatttccggcgatctagggagtgtctttactcaaaagaattctgtacgctccgcgccaacctgttgtggcgctccgcttaggggatagtgttgaaagcgcccctacagaccatgctcgccccccctgaccaatacccctagctccgccactgcccataccccacccacccccgtTTTATGATCGGTTAAAACGCTGTACCTTGGGTGACACGTTATCCTataagaacaacaacaaaagtagCTAGATTGGAGAGTTGCTTCAATCGCCAAGCAGATAGATAGGGAGTTATTTAGAAAGTAATTTCAATCGATGAAAAAGGGAGAATTGAATGGTAACAGTGACTTATTGGATTAGGCTCTTAAGATTAATCAATTGTTCGCAGGAATTTCATCTAGATTATTGTGACTCTTCCCTCACTTATGACATTAGCCTACAAGCGTGAATTCACTTTCATATGGTTATTCTATGTACAATCAGCATATCTTGTCCCGCACCCTACATgctgaagaaaaaacaacacgTCGAAGACGCTAACGAACTTGTGCAACGTTACAATGACGTCAGAATGTTTTAGAAAAATATGAACTGAATTATGTCAGTAACTTTCTTCAAAGTTTTGAATTGATCGGCAATATATGTTTAAGGAAGATGCGAGAAAACACAAAGTGTTGGATTGATAAATATTGGAAActagagaaaaaaattgaactttTTACAACAAAAGGATGACTTACTCGCTTGTCACTGTGCTttttcaattcaacattttgtgtTAATAAGGTAATACACGTTTATTTCCTTAATAAGAAATTCGCAGAATTAATCATAATTCTGTAGCATTTCGCTAAACTGCTCATGTTTCCTTAAATGAACTGCATTACTAACTTACCGGTACGTTAGGTCTACATTCCAATCTCGTAATCACGTGGTATTGTTTCTCTCCGTTCAGTTTTACGTTACGTCAATTGATATTTTTTCCATCTGTTTGTGTTTATTGTTCATGTTATGGTAAATTTATCAAACCTACCAGGCCTGTACCGAAAATAagttcaaagtttttttttttgtcccaaCGGAATTTATCATTTTGCTTGTTCCATACTGTTACGACCAAAAACAGAGGTAAAGATATTCATTTCCGGTTGACCTTTCTAGGAAGCTCTCTGATCTCTGAGGACCACACGCGTTGACGAATATCcgattaaaaaaaaggtattgaGGGATCTCGGAGAGGAAATTGACGGGTCCGGGTCGGAGGTCAAAATGTAGACGCGTGACATTCCGAGACAGTTGGTTGAGTAACATGCATTTATTTGGAAACCTATGGAACGCCATttgtaaagaaattacaaaatCACGCTTATACATATATGTCCGTTGATCATATGCAGTTGTACAAATGGCGTGAGCACACGTTGTGCATATTGTGTATTCATTGCGAGTATTTATGTATATTGCGATTGAGTATGTGAGTCCAGTGTGACTGCATATGTAAAATGATTGTGTTTGTTCATTGTGACTACATATGTATTACTATTTGTGTATGTCCATTGCGACTACATATGTATTCCGATTGTGTATGTCCATTGCGACGTATTCCGATTGTGTATGTCCATTGTGACTACATATGTATTACTATTTGTGTATGTCCATTGTGACTACATATGTATTACTATTTGTGTATGTCCATTGCGACTACATATGTATTCCGATTGTGTATGTCCATTGCGACGTATTCCGATTGTGTATGTCCATTGTGACTACATATGTATTACTATTTGTGTATGTCCATTGTGACTACATATGTATTACTATTTGTGTATGTCCATTGCGACTACATATGTATTCCGATTGTGTATGTCCATTGCGACGTATTCCGATTGTGTATGTCCATTGTGACTACATATGTATTACTATTTGTGTATGTCCATTGTGACTACATATGTATTACTATTTGTGTATGTCCATTGCGACTACATATGTATTCCGATTGTGTATGTCCATTGCGACGTATTCCGATTGTGTATGTCCATTGTGACTACATATGTATTACTATTTGGGTATGTCCATTGTGACTACATATGTATTGCGTTTGTGTATGTCCATTGCGACTACATATGtattgtgtttgtgtatgtCCATTGCGACTACATATGTATTCCGATTGTGTATGTCCATTGCGACGTATTCCGATTGTGTATGTCCATTAATGTGACTACATATGTATTACTATTAGTGTATGTCCATTGTGACTACATATGTATTGCGTTTGTGTATGTCCATTGCGACTACATATGTATTCCGATTGTGTATGCTTATTGCGACTGCATATGTATTGCGATTACGTATGTCCATTGCGACTGAATCATTATTATGTATTGCGATTGCGTATCATTATTGATTCACACACACATAACTGGACAAAGAATATATATCATGAAATACTATTTACCGTTCTTTCAACGATTAAAATTTGTTCACGTTCGTGTTACTATATTAGTCTactaacatttaaaaaaatataaaaaaacacaaaaaaagaacaGGAAAACTTGATAAGTGACTTCcaacatttcttcatttcttggttatataacaaatattcatttgtctattatatatttttttttagtttataaCACATGCATactattatattataaatatgaatCATGTTTGACTTTCGCCATAACCTTGTGAGCTCGTCTAATATCTTGTGGTCTAGACCATGTTAAGGAAGGAAATGGTAAAATGCAAACAACTCCCGTCTCAGTAAATCTTATATAGTTACTTGAAGGACACACTCATTTTGCCTAGGACCCATGCATGTATCAGCGCTGTGAGGTGATACGCCAATAGCCCAAACCGCCCGGCCCGGCCTGGCCTGTAGTTAGAGtaagggttgggggggggggggtgggggagacgGATGAGAATGTAATCATATGTGACTGATGTATACGCTTTGAAGCAGAAGTGAAACAAAGTAGCTACAAACCAAATCCAGAATATAACAGTAATGAAACTACTGTATCCACCGCAACGAATACACACAATTTAAACTAAGTACTAAGTAAAGGTATGTCTGTGGGGAAGTATAGTCTTGTCAACGTCCGTAAGTTTATCCTCGATAGTTCAACATCCTACAGCGCAAAGGAAATGCCCGGATGTAGTATAGCATTACAATGCTACTTCCTCCCCAAGGTACATGAAACAGTGGTTAAACCAAGACAAATAAGTACATGAAATCAATTCTCTTAGTAATATgattctaatatatatatatatatatatatatatatatatatatatatatatatatatatatatatatatatatatatatatatatatatatatatatatatttaacgtaCATTCGCTACACGCAATCTGGTAAAAACGTGGATATGGCATGCTGTGATGTTATATAGATTAATAGCTATGCCCCATGTTGTTCTTAAAGTTCAATTGAATACAGTTATTTAAATAGTTGCGGGTCAATATCAGACGTGATGGGGAtagaacaaacatatatatatatttatatatatatatatatatatatatatatatatatatatatatatatatatatatatatatatatatatacataatcacGATCTCTGTGTTTTACCCTCGAACAGTGCAAAACAGCAGAAACTGTGTAGTTTTATCTGTGGTTTAGACATGCAAGCTAAGATATCATACGCCATATCAAAACCAGTGTTATGTGTCATATAGAAGCAAAGAAAACTAGTATCTGTGGGAGGCAATTGTTGGTTCGATCCCTAGCAACttacatatatcaatatgtTTTTGTCCAATGTGACTCATTCCAATCTAATGACGTCATACTTAACGCGGACATTCCTTTGGAGGGCCGTTTGTATAATTGACAGAAACGTCACCACGGGTCAATGTAAACACAAATGTATGTCGATCCGAAGCTGTGAAAGAAGCAACAGACATAAACCTAACTTCTAAGACGAGACCTTTTGAAACGTTTTGTCGTTGAAAGATTGCTACTCTCATATAGATGCTGCTGTATACAGAGCCCCAGGCCTTTGGAATGTTTGATATTTCCATCTCAATATCTCAAACAGTCGATCTCTTCTTTGAAAGTTGTATAAGTTTTGtcgaaaattcaacattttagtTTCGaatttcgatatatatatatatgtatatctacatctatatctatttccgatttttttttttcattcagaattacaaaacaaaataaaagcagtGGAACCTTTGACGATTTATGGATTATATGCAATATTCCGTTTtgggcttcttttttttttaattttaatttttttttttttaagtatcgtttagtacgggtgttttgttatattgttgctttaacattttttgttatgccttattggttctatatatttcatattttggtttttgttactatttgttttcaggttttacatttgtaaagcgctttgagcagctttgctgattatacgctatataaatattacttattacttattattaacTCAAAATTTGACATTTGAATTAATTTGCATCCCTTGCTTAATGGACCCAGATGAATGATTGATCAGTGTTGTGGAGTGCATCTGTAGTTCATAAAAGTAATGCAAAGAAAGCATACTCATTACCTCCTTCTCTCCTGTAtgccctcctcccctcctcgcctcctcccctccaccctcctcccctccttccttccctccttccctccGTTTTTCAAAGTGATGGACTGCTGCCCTCACTTACCCACTCATCCTACGACTGTTCTCTAGTACTATATCTGAATCGTATTTCGTTTTGCCTCAGACTTACAAACATTTAATCATTTCTATTAAATTTGTTTCTGCGATTAATTGTCATTACTTGGATAGGATATATTTTAGAACAAGTGGATGGGTCTCTGACAGAATGATTGAAAGTAATTTTCTTTCTGATATTGTAGTTATATTCAAATGATTGATTCGTTGAAATATTAATTAGAACCAAAataacttcttcttctttatcggcgtattttttttctattttacctATCTTCAGGAATAATCTTGTTTTGCTTAACTTTTTGTATCAATttctgctgataatgatatatGGAGAAATAAATTAGATGCtacgaaaaataaaatgaattttgaaatatgtgtattttttttaaatatatttgatttacaAAAACTTAAAATACAGTCGTCATTTAAAACAGAGATTTCAAtgttttggttattttatgCAGATGTGtcatagttattattattttctttatgattattatgatttattttgGTGACTTTCATCATCAAATCTTGCAAGACGAACTTGTGCTAGACGCGATGAAAACTATTTCTGTGAAGTTGGAAAACTTGTTTCGCTTTTTTTCCCCGTCAAAATAGTTTAAATAGACATTTTACAATAAAGGGGTTGAATTATAAAAAGGGGAGGGGTCACTCTGGGGTTTTGAAGCTGACTCATATGAAGGGGGAGGTGGGacatccctccccctccacccaatTGAGACTTCCAACCGTCCATTATGAAGTATATTTAAACTATACATTTGGTCTAGAATCCAATCGAAGCGCAATTAAGACTTTTGTGCGAGGTTGAAATAATGCGAAGTGTGTCAGTATGGGatggggcggggggaggggggcgtggAGGGGGTGATTTTGGACACTTGCAAAGACGGAAGGGTTATACCCCTCACTGGCTTCTGGCAGGTAATTTTGGCTGGTATCTGTTTGTATTGAACAGGGATGATGATGTATAAAAGGTTATTGTTTGAAATTAGTATTATTTTCCACGCGAGTGTATATCTTAATGGAATGTTTTAGTTCAGAAATGTACAATAACAAGAATGGCCAaatgtttttatattgttttctttagcAGTTAATAGAACAtcgaaattttaattttaatttcttgaAACACTACAAATAATTTTCCGAGgttttgtttttacagtgtCGCGACACACCGTGAAAACAGTGCGCGCATTCGTGCATGGGTGCATGTGGGTGCGCGTTGTAACTATATGGCGACAATAAGGTCCTTGTATGTATGTCTGATATCATCATAAGTGCAAGGTTAATAATGCGACACCAAAAAATTTCCGGTATTTGGATTTGTTCATGTTTAACACATTTTCGATGCacataaattatttcatatgTTATTTATATAACCTCACAGAATATTACCGGGATAATTAATGAATGAAATACCAAGGAAGATCTGGAAGTATTTTTTTAACCAGTTTTTTAAacaattacattttaatattctttaGTTTCTGAGAAGAATAAATTCGTTTACCGCCTGTAACAGAATGCCTTTAAAGTTACATTAtccaatgtgtttttttttctttttttcctaaATGATTATTCTAACATAATGGCGATTTTGACATAATAATTTAACAAAAAGAGAACGGTTCGTTAGGTTTTTGAACAAGTTCAAAGACTATGCGAATGGTGACTCATACTACTCTATAAATCTCGTCGCTCAGACTTCATCAACCATGCGCTAAATATCCACCTGGCTAGCTATAGACCTATATATCACACCCACGTGTGgtcaaaatatattgaaatctaaaataaaaattggcATTTGAAGAAGTTATCAAGCTTAAcggtatatatttatgtatggaaaatatgtatatatatatatatatatatatatatatatatatatatatatatatgtatatatatatatatatatatatatatatatatatatatatatagatatatatatatatatatatagatagatatatatatatatattaatctgaATAATCtaaatatatgaatacaacTGAAGAAAAGCGGTTGCCCAAATTATTTTGTATCTTTCGCTGTAAACATTACAGTTGGCATGAATTTACCCGTTTTTCCTAAAAATAAAATCTGTTCTTGTATCTGTACGTTGCCAACACACGTCATCATAATAAAGTTATCATGTCCCGTGGCTATTAATAAGGTATATCAATGTTTTCGTTTTACcgtaatacaaataataaatgttcCTTTTTTGGCACGAGTGTGTTTGATATCGAGTCGAGCCTTAATTTTTACCTCTTAGATTGTAGAATTTCCTTCTTTGAGAGTTTTCACTATCATCACCCTTTCGGGGAGTGATTACACTCCCTCCTCAGAATCAATTATACCAGCAGTACATTTAGTTTTATAAAAGAGTAAATTTACTCAAATTATTTTGCTATACTATTTTAGCAAAAGTGATTTGCTCTCACGACCTCTAAactgtaaaagtaagttgacttttttttgagggggggggggggggacggcaAAAAGTGAAGTAATTAAACaggttttcatttattttgtttattaacataCGGTACAATGTGATGTCTTAACGTGCATAACATGGCTTAAATCAGTCACCGAATCCTAATGGTTTTTATATGGTATTCATGAAATAACTTACAACGCATGGGAGTTGAACCCTTCAGAATTGTTATCTCGTTCAATACTTCAAGAGATATCAAGTCTGAAATTGCACCTGCTTTTTTGTATTTCTCAGTTTTCAACCAAACATTCCATGCATGTAATGAATGCTACAAGTTGCAAATTCTAGTTATtttaaatagttaaaaaaaaatgtcggTTTAATGTTGCTATTACTATCCGTCAATTTCATTGTACGTTATTTCATCAAATCTTTTGccatattgtttttttcccttcctgATCACCCCCAGCTGGGACAATTTTTGCCGTACTGTACTGCTTCAAAAGCACCCGTACTGACAGTATGGCCATCCTGTTTCTACCCAGATAAAAGTTAGGAACTGTTAaaactgtcagtatgagtgatTTGAAGCATGTTATGGAGTACACAGtgtagagtggtattagcattctAAATAATACCCAAATAGCTGGCTGTTTTGGTTTcttacaaaagcaatgaatatttattaggtTATCAAACTATCTGTCACACTCAGCTAGGACAATTTTTGCCATATGATGGTCATCCTGTTTCTACTCAGATAAATGTTTGGAACTGTTAaaactgtcagtatgagtgatTCGAAGCATGCTATGGGT is from Apostichopus japonicus isolate 1M-3 chromosome 16, ASM3797524v1, whole genome shotgun sequence and encodes:
- the LOC139983176 gene encoding uncharacterized protein, whose product is MKLYLLLALCLLFVAGTYGACFKQWLIGPDDEQCEIDSRWDDKDECVHCYCTDYGYSMECCDMNMYPVIQDNKRCMLVEENCDWKIVPKKPQWAQECSKEGNVMIG